A single genomic interval of Helianthus annuus cultivar XRQ/B chromosome 6, HanXRQr2.0-SUNRISE, whole genome shotgun sequence harbors:
- the LOC110944914 gene encoding uncharacterized protein LOC110944914 codes for MVNVIEDIRGERMEEGTYLNQENSNGDSSGVVDDFEDLVKEVETELYPGCTKFSSIDFLAKLLNIKDTYHFQNEGVDRLLSLLRESMPEGNKIPHSYYVAKKTFKKIGLAYEMIDVCTNDCALFWKENESLQNCPVCNESRWVDKDTKGTKVARKVLRYFPLTPRLRRLYCSRHTTKDMIWHSTGRSEDGTMRHPVDGSAWQDFDKKYPNFAMEPRNVRLGLAADGFNPFNNGSGSSTHSTWPVILTTYNLPPWLCMRESTFMLTLLIPSPKSPGKDMDVFLRPLVDQLKQLWQTGVRTKDAATNTYFTMKAALLWTINDFPASSSLSGWSGQGYMACPTYNQDTPSIRVTGKCAYVGHRRFLDANHPWRTSLDFNERPETRDPPRQFSPADIEAQLGHLINRIPGKHPDFGGGRITRSDFELNWSKRSLFFDLEYCSSLQLKHNLDVMHIEKNVCDSLLGTLLMNDKSKDTPNARSDLEKLNIRPSQWLKQSGGKFLSPHPKYSFKSDDRKLFCQFIKNVKLPDGFGSNISKRVTDNNANITGLKSHDCHILMQRLIPIGVRGLLTKDKSTPIVDLCMFFKQLCSRTLSVDDMKKAKDDIVTILCKLEMIYPPAFFDIMVHLLVHLPNEAITGGPVAFRWMYPIEKYMKKLKNYVKNPARPEVV; via the coding sequence ATGGTAAACGTTATTGAAGACATTAGGGGGGAGCGTATGGAAGAAGGTACATACCTTAACCAAGAGAACTCGAATGGAGATAGTAGCggtgttgttgatgattttgaAGACCTGGTAAAGGAAGTTGAAACAGAATTATATCCTGGTTGTACCAAGTTTTCTTCTATCGACTTTTTAGCAAAGCTTTTGAATATAAAGGATACGTACCATTTTCAAAATGAAGGAGTAGATCGACTCCTCTCGTTGTTGCGAGAGTCAATGCCAGAAGGCAACAAGATTCCCCATTCGTATTATGTAGCTAAGAAGACATTTAAGAAGATTGGTTTGGCATATGAGATGATAGATGTGTGCACAAATGATTGTGCTCTCTTTTGGAAAGAAAACGAGTCCTTGCAAAATTGTCCCGTTTGTAATGAGAGTCGATGGGTCGATAAAGACACAAAAGGCACGAAGGTGGCTCGTAAGGTGTTACGATACTTTCCTTTGACGCCTAGACTACGACGTTTGTATTGTTCAAGGCACACAACGAAAGATATGATATGGCATAGTACCGGACGATCGGAAGATGGGACTATGCGTCATCCAGTTGATGGATCTGCATGGCAAGACTTTGATAAAAAGTACCCAAACTTCGCGATGGAGCCACGAAATGTTCGCTTAGGGCTTGCAGCTGACGGTTTTAATCCCTTTAACAACGGTAGTGGATCCTCGACTCATAGCACGTGGCCGGTTATACTCACCACATATAATCTGCCTCCCTGGCTATGCATGCGAGAGTCCACATTCATGTTGACCTTGTTGATTCCTAGCCCTAAATCACCGGGGAAAGACATGGATGTTTTCCTTAGACCGTTAGTGGATCAGCTTAAGCAATTGTGGCAGACAGGTGTACGTACTAAAGACGCAGCAACAAACACATACTTCACAATGAAGGCAGCGTTGTTATGGACCATAAATGACTTTCCAGCCAGTAGTAGCCTATCAGGTTGGAGCGGACAAGGCTACATGGCATGCCCAACTTATAACCAAGACACTCCTTCAATACGTGTAACTGGTAAATGTGCTTATGTTGGTCATCGCCGGTTCTTAGATGCCAACCATCCTTGGAGAACAAGTCTCGACTTTAACGAGAGACCCGAGACACGAGACCCTCCGAGACAGTTTAGCCCAGCTGACATAGAAGCTCAACTAGGTCATTTAATTAATCGTATACCAGGCAAGCATCCAGATTTTGGAGGTGGGAGGATAACCCGGTCAGATTTCGAGTTGAACTGGTCCAAAAGAAGCTTATTTTTTGACCTTGAGTATTGTTCTTCTCTGCAGCTGAAACATAACTTAGATGTAATGCATATAGAGAAAAATGTGTGCGACAGCTTGCTCGGTACTCTTCTAATGAACGATAAGAGCAAAGACACGCCAAATGCGCGGTCCGACTTGGAAAAACTAAACATTCGGCCGTCACAATGGCTGAAACAATCGGGTGGCAAGTTCTTAAGTCCCCACCCAAAGTACTCATTCAAGTCCGATGATCGAAAACTTTTTTGTCAgtttataaaaaatgttaaattaCCAGATGGGTTTGGATCTAATATCAGTAAGAGGGTGACAGATAACAATGCTAACATTACCGGGTTGAAATCTCATgactgtcatatcctcatgcaaCGTTTGATACCGATTGGGGTTAGAGGGCTTTTGACTAAAGATAAATCTACACCAATAGTAGACCTTTGTATGTTCTTTAAGCAACTTTGCTCTAGAACACTATCGGTGGATGATATGAAGAAAGCAAAGGATGACATTGTTACCATCTTATGCAAGTTAGAGATGATCTATCCACCTGCGTTTTTTGACATTATGGTTCATTTACTTGTGCATTTACCTAATGAAGCGATTACGGGAGGTCCAGTAGCTTTTAGATGGATGTATCCAATTGAAAAGTACATGAAAAAACTAAAGAACTATGTCAAAAACCCGGCAAGGCCTGAAGTTGTATAG